A region of Clostridium acetobutylicum ATCC 824 DNA encodes the following proteins:
- a CDS encoding acyl-CoA reductase, which produces MKLEFTCGEEITIKEVNKLKLELMTSGKGDVEKELERLKKNKNKVHDIKTEETIDLLDRCAKLWLDDNYSKKHIETLAQITNQSFELVNYEFKSMMQMLLRENIQNTIKRELGEVDILDSWHKTNYGYEHRQPRGIIFHNISGNAFVVIPMSISMGLLSKNCNLVKVSKDEPYFAYAFYKSLCELDETVKDRLSVLYFDSSKTEIYDTIVKNSDGVIHWGGEYSSRIIGEMCAKYQKHMIMHGAKISFEVVDKCDDLNKVSEEIAKDIICWEQKACLSPRVVFLNDKIDVDEFSHCLSASLRKITEVIPKAYLSEWNSVKTIQDRQYCTLKYGMKNERRFKVYSSFNADYTVILSDGMPEKEDINKCFYRFIFVCPYSSKSDVVNYVSENLKDYLQTMGYSGNDEEFIEKMTLLGVSIVTKPGKMSLHEPGTSHDGIHNLKEFTFLVSRQI; this is translated from the coding sequence ATGAAGCTTGAATTTACATGTGGCGAAGAGATAACTATTAAGGAAGTTAATAAATTAAAGCTTGAACTTATGACAAGCGGTAAAGGTGATGTAGAGAAGGAATTAGAAAGGCTTAAAAAGAATAAAAATAAAGTTCATGATATAAAAACCGAGGAAACAATTGACTTGCTTGATAGATGTGCAAAATTATGGCTTGATGACAATTATTCAAAAAAGCATATTGAAACATTAGCACAGATAACAAACCAAAGTTTTGAATTAGTAAATTATGAGTTTAAGAGTATGATGCAAATGCTTCTTCGTGAAAATATACAAAATACTATTAAGAGGGAACTTGGAGAGGTAGATATTTTAGATTCATGGCACAAAACAAATTATGGCTATGAGCATAGACAGCCAAGAGGGATTATATTTCATAATATTTCAGGAAATGCTTTCGTGGTTATACCAATGAGCATATCCATGGGTCTTTTGTCAAAAAACTGTAATTTAGTTAAGGTATCTAAAGATGAACCATATTTTGCGTATGCATTTTATAAAAGTCTATGTGAGTTAGATGAAACTGTGAAAGATAGGCTATCCGTTTTGTACTTTGATAGTAGTAAAACTGAAATCTATGACACAATCGTTAAAAATTCAGATGGTGTTATACACTGGGGTGGAGAGTATTCTTCAAGAATAATAGGTGAAATGTGCGCAAAGTATCAAAAACACATGATAATGCATGGAGCAAAAATAAGTTTTGAAGTAGTTGATAAATGTGATGACTTAAATAAAGTATCAGAGGAGATAGCAAAGGATATAATATGTTGGGAACAGAAGGCTTGTTTATCACCTAGGGTAGTATTTCTAAATGATAAGATAGATGTAGATGAATTTTCACATTGTCTTTCGGCTTCTCTTAGAAAAATCACAGAGGTTATACCTAAGGCATATTTAAGTGAATGGAATTCAGTTAAGACAATACAAGACAGACAATACTGTACTCTTAAATATGGAATGAAAAATGAAAGAAGATTTAAAGTTTATTCTTCCTTCAATGCTGATTATACAGTAATTCTATCAGATGGAATGCCTGAAAAAGAAGATATAAACAAATGTTTTTATAGATTTATATTTGTATGTCCTTATTCAAGTAAAAGCGATGTTGTAAATTACGTCTCTGAAAACTTAAAGGATTATCTTCAGACTATGGGATATAGCGGCAATGACGAAGAATTCATAGAAAAAATGACTTTACTTGGTGTTAGCATAGTAACTAAACCTGGAAAGATGTCTTTACATGAGCCGGGAACTTCTCATGACGGAATACACAATCTTAAGGAGTTTACATTTTTGGTTAGTAGACAAATCTAA
- a CDS encoding acyl-protein synthetase, translated as MEYSNFFDDLKSNIIGQYEECKAYRILCESQGYNPSEHLRSEKDITNIPFLATTLFKKSANLFLSLLRVEPDKLDKWTLSSSTSGDPSMVGRRNSDLMQIRKFVLMDDKFYDSASEYNCVFYPEPKVMREYKSVRIMDKPTESYIGNLLGIFDFSENTTFLLKSCGEGFSVDMNSFEEFLKFNNERNNHLSLRGSTLLLYNAVLELKKQGKGPYNLGSRAIVHTGGGGWDGKKGNISIGTKIERYQFVEEISEFLGIPQKNFRDTYSFTENTFPMDGHYSEKLRSYLFHVPTWGRVIIRDVKTLEPLNKPGDRGLVQVLNAYGTSSFAGASILVDDIAEIVANDSCPECKHEGMTFKIVGRVKGSEAKGCGATLDVRGKQK; from the coding sequence ATGGAATATTCGAATTTTTTTGATGACTTAAAAAGTAATATTATTGGTCAATATGAAGAGTGTAAGGCCTATAGGATATTGTGTGAAAGTCAAGGATATAATCCAAGTGAACACTTAAGAAGTGAAAAGGATATAACAAACATTCCTTTTTTGGCAACTACTCTTTTTAAAAAATCTGCAAACTTGTTTTTGAGTCTTCTTAGAGTAGAACCTGATAAATTAGATAAATGGACTTTATCAAGTAGTACAAGTGGGGATCCTAGTATGGTTGGCAGAAGAAACTCTGATTTAATGCAAATAAGGAAATTTGTATTAATGGATGATAAATTCTATGATTCTGCAAGTGAATATAATTGTGTATTTTATCCTGAACCAAAAGTAATGAGAGAATATAAAAGTGTTCGTATAATGGACAAGCCAACAGAGTCTTATATAGGAAACTTATTAGGTATTTTTGATTTTAGTGAAAATACTACTTTCTTGTTAAAGTCTTGCGGTGAAGGCTTCTCAGTTGATATGAATTCCTTTGAAGAATTTCTAAAGTTTAATAACGAGAGAAATAATCATTTATCACTTAGAGGATCAACGCTTCTTTTATATAATGCCGTTTTGGAATTGAAAAAACAAGGAAAAGGTCCGTATAACTTAGGAAGTAGAGCGATAGTACATACTGGCGGTGGAGGCTGGGATGGAAAAAAAGGAAATATATCTATTGGAACTAAAATAGAAAGATATCAATTCGTTGAGGAAATTTCAGAGTTTCTAGGCATACCTCAAAAAAATTTCCGTGATACTTATTCATTTACAGAAAACACATTTCCAATGGACGGACATTATTCAGAAAAGCTTAGAAGTTATTTATTTCATGTTCCAACATGGGGAAGAGTAATAATAAGAGATGTGAAAACTTTAGAGCCACTAAATAAACCTGGTGATAGAGGACTTGTACAGGTTTTGAATGCTTATGGAACATCTTCTTTTGCTGGAGCATCTATACTTGTGGATGATATTGCAGAAATAGTAGCTAATGATTCTTGCCCTGAATGTAAGCATGAAGGAATGACATTTAAGATAGTTGGAAGAGTTAAAGGATCAGAAGCAAAAGGATGCGGAGCTACTTTAGATGTAAGGGGGAAACAAAAATGA
- a CDS encoding acetyl-CoA carboxylase biotin carboxyl carrier protein subunit, whose amino-acid sequence MSRVSDKYINSEKTDFDKANYTITQFNDEICCTIEDTHIIQIKSLYVGTVNILNNKTNSLYVELGNEIECGQTLCTINHLKIPINIVSPTKGILTNILVKNKDIVQYGEILFEVTKK is encoded by the coding sequence ATGTCAAGAGTATCTGATAAATACATAAATTCCGAAAAAACAGACTTTGATAAAGCAAATTATACTATTACGCAATTTAATGATGAAATTTGCTGTACTATTGAGGATACTCACATTATACAAATCAAATCTCTGTATGTTGGTACCGTAAATATACTAAATAATAAAACAAATTCCCTGTATGTTGAACTTGGAAATGAGATTGAGTGCGGCCAAACCTTATGCACCATTAATCATTTAAAAATACCTATAAATATTGTTTCACCAACTAAAGGCATACTTACCAATATACTTGTAAAAAATAAAGATATTGTTCAATATGGTGAAATACTTTTCGAAGTTACCAAAAAATAG